The window AGACCCTAAGCAAGGAAGATGACACTGAAGTTAAAGTTCATGTTAAAAGTCAAGGCGGTCTTTTTATGGCATTGATTGTATTTGGCTGAAAGACCCAGAAATTTCCCAATTCTTCCTCCCCAGCTTCCTAAAAGAGCTATTCACACAAGGACCAATACTTAAATGGATGTTATAACTTGAATGCTTGTGCaccccaccaaattcatatgttaaaatcctaacccccagtgtgatggtattaggagacgtggtctttgggaggtgattagaacaggaaggtggagccctcatgagtggaGTTCATGCCCTTaaaaaagggaccccagagaactCTCTGGCTCTCTTCCCACCATGTGAAAATACAAGAAGAAGGCAGTAATCTGCAGtctggaagagggccctcaccagaacccaaccagaCTGGCATCTGAACTTGGactttagcctccagaactgtgagaaataaatgtctgttgtttataaaccagcCAGTCTATAGTACTTCATTACAGCAACCCAAACTGACAAAGacaatgggaataaaaataatacccaATACTCCCTGGGCCAGTGCCTAATATCTCAGAACAGGACTATCTGTTATAAGCTGGGTCAAAGGAAAATGGTTTAGGGCTTAAGGCCCAAATGGGGTTCCCTACTTATTCCTATGCCTGGATTCAAATTAAAGGCCCTCTTCCACCTGCTGGCCAGCTCGCGCTCAAGGAAGCAGTGATCAGCATTGCCAGGTGTGGCATGCAGCGAGTGACCAGAGAGACAAGGGGCAGACAGGACCTCGTGCATGGACATGAGTGCTTGGCTCACAGAGAGCCCACCACGAGCAAGATGAAAGTTGTCCTTGTTCCCTTAACAACCACAACCACCACAAAGGATTTAAACTTATAAAACTGCCTGTCCCGCAGCACTGATTGAAAGCATGTGAATTGCCTTTGTTTGGGAGCATCAAATCAGGGCTTTGACTGGTCTTAATGGATAATGCCCATACAATCAATCTGGCCCATTTAAGTTCAGTCCTGCAAATACTTATCAAGAGTCTTCTCTGCACCAGACCAACTAGCTATTAACCACAAGTTGAAAGGATTGGAAATAGTTCAAGAGCTTTTCTGCTTTGTTTCCTATGTGGTTTTCTGAACTTTTGCTTTTTGTGTGTTATAGAGATGCATTCACTTTCAAGTCTTTTGACCAAATTGGGTGTAGCCTGGGAAACATTTCCATGCCACCTGACTTCTAGCTCCCAGAACATTTTCAGTGggctgagaaaacagaaaagaacaatgGGAATGGCccagagaaaaaaactaaaataaacctGCCCACAAAAACACAGGAGTTGTACATTGCCTCTGGGAGTCACGGACTTGTATCTCATTTTCCTTAACATTATCATTGCGAAGAGAGCGCGGATGGCAGGTGCAGGGCGAAGAGAAATGCCCtctgaaagcaacaactaacagCTACTCCGGAAGAAAACCAGAAGATGTTTGTGACCCAGGCATTCATCTCCAAACTCAAAAAATCTCTTGAAAGCAAATCATTCATGAGGTgttattccagaaaaaaaaaaaaaaactttctctgATTTAGGACTAGGAGCTGATAAACAAATGCCAGCTCAAACCACACAGTAGCTATGCATCTATCAGAAATATAATCCACATAGAAAAGCACCCAGGACTTAGTCATGGAGACTTTTGAGATTTCTGTACCCAATAACTAGCTATACAATTAATTTtctcttacaaaataaaatgttacttacCAAGACCACCTGCTCCCCTGTTCCGTTTGGCAGTCTGTGGGGAATTCAAGCACTTTCTTGAACATTTATGTCATTGCTGTAACCACATTTAGtgttgaaaacaaagcaaaacagctCTTTTCTGCCATCTGCTGAAGTCCACCGGCATTACATTACGTAGTATTAACTTGTCGTCTCCATTCGTACAGAGCAGAGGGTCTGCGGGTCAGGTGACAGACCCGCGTAGGACGGAATCGTGCCTGCGGTTCTGCATTTCCCCGCAGTCAGGTCGGCTTTGTCTGCGCAGACGCAGACGCAGCGAGGGCGGGAGCCAAGGCCGCGGACCCCGACCGGCCGGGGGCGGCGAGGGCCGCTGGGCGCGCAGGGCGGGCCGGGCCGGTGCGCCGCGGCGCTTCGCTTTCCTCTCGTCGTCGGGTCTCGCCACCATGAGAAGCGCCtgagggtggaaggagggagaggctAAAGTTAAAGTTTTGCTGAACACATTCATTCACAGGGAGGGAAGATAATCCAGGCGCCGGTTACGGAAGGGATGCTAATCACGGGGGGGGGGCggatttttgatttttattacagATTGGTTTGCAGAGAAAATTTGACGCTGAAATGTTTTCCCACTGATATTTTCACACTTTCTTCAAAACGTGCTTTTTAAAAGCTCTGCGTGAAAAACTGCTGAGAATCTCTTTCGTCAGATAAGGTCCGAGACGCTTGCTTCGGGTCAGTTGTCAGCGTGTTCGAGGACGCCATTCTGGTGGCCGCGCCCTTGTCTTTGGAGACAACGACAACGACAAGAACAGCGACAGGACACGAGGGCACACGGAGCTGGCGCCGCCGGCGGGGTCCCTGAGCCCGTGCTCGGCGGCAGGACGCGCGCCCTCGGGCAGCCACGTCCCCAGACGAAAGCCCCGGATTCTTCCTGGCGCGTAGTGGTACGGCTGCCTCTCTCCGTGTCCCCTGAAGTTCTGAGGTTTGTCTATGAATGCATTTCTGAAAGCGAAGGGATGGCGCACCCCGCGCACCCGCCTGCGACGCGCGGCGGGACTGGGGGGCGGCCTTTGGCCGGGAAAGGAGTCCCCGGCTCGCAGAGGCACGTCGTGAGTCTCGGCGCAGAGTCACGCCCGGGGACGGAAGGCCGCGGGGCGGTGGCGAAGCCCCGGAGCGCTCTGAAACGCCCGCTTCCCTGCAGACCCGCCGCCCTCCGAGCCGCTCGCCCGCCGCTTCTCCCCGTGTTGTCCCGCGGGTcaccactgcacacacacactggggaCCACGTGCACGATGCATCGATGCAGCCACACCTCCCAAAGAAAACCTTAATTCTCAGAAAGCatggcttctttttaaaaatatttaacattttatttaacctaatatatcccGAATACTATTTGACATAatcaatataaaacattattaatgagatgttttatgtcttttattctaAGTCTCCAAAATTCAGCGTGTGTTCTACACTTAACAGAACATCTCAGTTGGCCTACACGTATTTCAGGTGCTCAGTGGTCACacatggctaccatattggacaacacAGGTCTAGATGGAATTATTGCAACCACGCAAAGAAGTAGAAGCCCGAGTCCAGTTAACAGCATTCCACAGAGCTAATTCAAAACAAAGGTTCCAATATCTTATACTCTAGACAACCCTGTAGTTCTCTCCATAGCAGTTTCTCTGCCCACACCTATCTCATAACCACGCATTTCTTTTTGGATCCAGGGCAGTATAAATATGCTATCAATTAGATGTGATCTGTTGTTAGTTGGGGTTGTTTTTTAACAAAGCCTTATTGAGGCataattcacatagcataaaaaagtttcacccatttaaagcatacaattcattGACTTTAggcatattcacagagttgtgcaaccttCACCAAatcaatttagaatattttcattaccctaCAAAGAAACATTACACCTCTTTGCCATCAGCCTCCACTCCCCCATGTGTCCCAGTTTTAGGCAATCACTAATCTTCTCTATAGATCATATTAGTCTCTGCAGAGTTGTTGATTCTGGATagtttacataaatggaatcatacagcaagtggccctttgtgactggcttctttcacttagcacgatgtttCCGGGGCTCATGCAGCTGTAGCCAGAATCGGAATTTCAGTTTTATTGCCAAATCATACTCAGTTGCATgtagataccacattttatttatccattcaccagttggtGGACTTTAtggctcttatgaataatgctaccatgaacattcatgtacaagtttttgtgtagacatatttTCTCTTGGGGATATACCTAGGACTGGAATTGCTGCataatatggtaactctatgtttagcttttgaaggaactgccagactgtttgaAAGCAGCTACagcactttacattcccaccagcagtatacaagggttctaatttctccacatcctcgctgACATTTGTTATCATCTGACTTTTATTACAGCCATCCTACTGgatataaagtggtatctcattgtggttgtgatttgcatttccctgatgattaatgatgttgaggatcttttcatgtgtgtattggccatttgtatatctttttggagaaatgtctattcaaagcTTTTGCCCATTCTTTAAGTAgataatttgcctttttaatgATTGATTAAAATGATTGTAagagttctatatatattctagataaGAATTCCTTATCgcatatatgatttgcaaaagaTTGGGGGGTagtctttttcactttcttttcttttcttttctttttttttttttttttttttttttttgagacagggtctcgctctgtcacccagtctagagtgcagtggtgcgatcgtaactcactgtaacctcaaattcctgggcttgcctccctagtagctgggagtttgagacaagctgatctcaaactcctggccttggcctctcaaagtgctaggagattacaggcatgagccaccacacccgaatttcactttcttttttaccCCCAGaaacagtgtctcactttgttgcccaggctatactCAAagtcctagcctcaagtgatcctccctcccttggcctcaagtagctgggattacaggtgtgcataCAGGTACACACGACCCGACTGGccaatttatactttaaaaaccaTCACTCCAATTGCTGTTTGGAGAACGTGTGAGGCATGAGTAAAAGCAAGGAGGCCGGTCTGGAGGCAGCTGTAACAGACCAGGAGAAGTGCTGGCGGTTCAGTCAGGATGGCGGGTGTGCTGCTCCAGGTCACAGAGTGGAACACGCACACTGTCCTCTCATCACAGATGCACATAGGCAGGAAATATGAGAGGTCTGTACCTCTACTGGGTGTTGTAGATGTCTTGAGGGTACAGACTAACATGCTGCAGCAAAGGGATCTAAAAGCACAGGGGCTTACACGAGGCAGAAGTCTATGCCCTCGCACAACAGAGGTGAGCAGCCCAGGACACGTTGAGAGACTGGCGTGGGCAGCATGAAATGGTAGAAGGAGGAGCATGTCCTCAATGTGTGGCTTTCATCTCCAGGTTCTAGATGGTTCTTCCAATTCTTATCTCTCATCCAATGGAGAAGTGCAAGGGGCAAAGGAATTCACACTCATCTTTCTTAGATACATGGTCCAGAGAGGCATATGGGTTCCAGTTCCATCCCGTTGCCAAGAATTTTGTCACATGTCCACATCAAGCTGCAGGGTGGGACATGTAATCTCCAGATGAGTTGTCAGGTGCCTGATAAAACTCGAGCATTCTGGGATTCCATAAGGGGAGAATGGAGATTGATGACAACTAACCATCTCTGtcacaatatttttcaatttattctgCATAGCCACCTGTTTTGGACTGAACTGTGTCTCTGTCACACCCAAAATTCATctgctgaagccctaacccccagtacctcaaaaGGTGagtgtatttggagacagggcctttacaCAGGTGATGAAGGCTAAATTCAGTTACAAGGGTGGGCCCTACTCCCACGTGACTGGTGTTCTCACAAGAGGAGGCGGAGACACCAAAGAAGCGCCTCCGCAGAGGAAGGGcggtgtgaggacacagtgagaaggtgccttATGCAAACCGAGGGGGCAGACGTAAGCGAGGCCACGCCTGTTGGTCTTGgacatccagcctccagaactgtgagaaaatacatttctgctgtttaagccactcagtctatgatattctgttatggcagcccgagcagaTCGATACATCTTCCTTCTCAATAATGATCACGGGGCAGGCAatcccatttccccctcctctccctgcagcctccccccATCACAGCCAATGGGTCTGGGCCGGGCAGTTATCTTTCCTGCTTTCAAACTTTCGTGGAGCTCAGCTATGTCCCTGCCTTTGGGTTCTGTGAGACACCTCTATATCCTTGAAATAAACACCCCTTTTCTCAAGCTGATATCTGTTACGTGCAATCAGAAGAATTCAACAGAGGAAACAGAGTTTCCTGGAGATAGAAGCCTTTCCCCTAAAGAAGAGATGGATTTCTTATGATAGAACTTTTGTCTGTCCGAGATACATGTATGTTCCTATGTGACAAAAATGTAGGTTTTGTTCCATTCtccttttaaatgttaaaattctgtattttcaatGTCCACAATATTCTGTGAGAAATATATtgataccatttaaaatttttggtcaTTTAGAATCTGGGACATAGTTTTTTGTTGTGGCTGTTGTTTTTAGTTTAGGAAACGGTTCGACAGATCTGTTCAACAGAGATTGTGGCAGAATTTACCACCTAGGATAGGGCCTAGGAAGGAAAATAGGTGTTCTCCTGAAGGGCAAGGAAGGGCTAACACAGACAGATGACGCTAATAAAATATCATTGAGGCTTATTTCTTTACAATTATTCATTATGAAACTGATTTATTAAATGAGCTAAATCCAGAAAGAaagggctttatttttctctaaccaCTGCCTGATAACCAGGTTCTGTTGGATATCCCTCCGTCACTCCTGAATCTTGGGCAGATACCATAAAGTTTAGTGCCATGTCTCATTTTAGTAATTGCACCTCTATTTCAGGTATTAAAATATGCAGCCCAATCCAATCTAACAGCAATCTCACATCCCATTCAAAATTCTGCTTGGCCCTAGCTCAGGCCTTTCTTGCAGTCAAGTGAGGAAGGAATGTGGTCAGTTTCTTTACTCTTCCTCcaccttctctgtcttctctatATCCTGGATGTCCCCAGGCCCCTGCAAGGGAAGAGGGGGTTACACAAAGAAGAGCAAATCTCCTTGCAGTTAACTTTGGATGAGGCAGGCAGGCCATCATGCCCCTGCCTCCTATTGTAGCAGAGTCCATATGTTGGCTCATTCATGGGGTGCGTCTGTGGGTTATTGGAAGGACTTGAGTGGACCCCACATTGCACAGCTCCTTGGTGCAAGTGGCACATTATCTGGCTGACCTCTTGAAGCAATCTGCCTCCCCACCACCTGCAATAACCCTCTTCTGCCCAACCCCGTGGCCTCTCACTGCTGTAGTCCCTTTGTACAACAGGCTGCCTGGTTTGCTGAGGTCCCATCATGACAACTCAACCCCAGCTACCCTTTCCATGGTCAAGGCCTtgtgaaaaaaattcatgtaCTTTTGCCATGCCAACAATGGAAGAGCAGGTTGCAGTTACTGCTTCCCTTCTCTCATTCCGCCATTTTGGGCTGCCCAAGCCAATCTCTCACCTCTGAATTCTCCAGCTGGGAagcatgcaacaaatatttatcaaacacctaTATTTGCCAAGCACTATTACCAGTCTCTATGTCACAGTGCCCTTCCCCACCCAAAACTTCAGTGAACACTCATCAAGCTCTTCCAAGAGTTCTCACCCCACACCCATTCTGCTACACTGAAGCTGTGCACTTCTGTTGCTTTGCAAGCTTCCAGTCTCAGAGTGGGATGCCAGACTACTTTCCTACTATGCTTGGAGCCCTCTTTGGAAGAAATGCAAAGCAATCTCCCCATGGTCtggagcagcagtccccaacctttttggcaccagggaccagtgtcatggaagacactttttccatggatggtggggggactggggagggggtgggagcggagctcaggtggtgatgcccaGCATCTGTTTtccaacaggccacagactggtactgggccATGGCCTGGAGGTTGGGGAACCGCAGGTCTAGAACCTCCACTTAATGACTCTTTAATCACCATTTTGAATCTCGTCTTCTGGAGATGGGTAATATGGATTGATGGTTACTGGTCTTTTCCTTGGTAAGTTCAGTGGGCTGTGTCTAGTATCTCTGTTTAAAATGTGGGAGCATTTACTGTCTTTTGTCAACTTTCGGGTTTTAGCCAAAATTCTAACACAATCAGGAAAGTCCCAATCATTACCcagttataaataaatttggttCTGAATTTCCTTGCCAAGTGGGTAAATCTATGTCTTTCACCTCAACAGCCTATGATGAAGTCCATATTTCCCTTTAACATGTACATTATTATGCCATGAGTCCCACTGGTTAATTATGTATTTGTGTAGCAGGGCAAACAATTAAATACACTTTTacacagatataaaacaaaatacttttctatattccatagctaatttttttcccaagcCCCAAAGTTGAACACAATAATAAGTTTCATCCAGAGCCCAGTGGGGAGCCACAGGACACTCCAATGACCCATGCATACAATCCCAAGGTTGACGGTTTTCTTGCTGCCATGAAGCCACATAAACTCCTGCTCACACAAAATCCACTCGGGAAAGGAGAGCGGGGAGGAACCCTTGAAAGAGTGAGCATTTGCTCAAAAGAGACTGtttcaatttgaaaaagaatgattAAGCCAGAAAACATTGAGCTGTCTCTAATTGGCAAGTTGAGCaccacctcctgccccagctaATTCCCCAGTTGAAATACAGTTTTCATTAAGTCTTTCCTGAAAGCACGGGGATAATATAGGTACCCCCAAACAGTAACTTAGAACCGTAGTCTTCATCAGAATCCAAGTTAATGATGGTTGCTTCAGTCAgatgttctgatttttttaagttttcacatCATCATTTTCAGTCACTAGTGTTAATTTCATATTAAAAGCAGCTCTAATATTAGCCCAAAAAAGTCcatgtttgcttttctctttggGCCATTCCAAATAAGTCCGTTGCATCATGAGAGCCTTCAGCTTGTGATACTTGCTGGGGATGATGTTCTGTGGAATGGGCTCCAGCAGGATCAGGATTAAGTTATCAGATCCTTCGTGGAAGAGATTGTGGTGGGCAAAGTAGAGTTCATAATGGCACCACTCACTCTGGACAAAGTGGGGAGACAAAACAAAGATGGACTTGTAACTCTTCTCAATGCAGTTTATGATGTTTTCCACAATGCTCTTGCCAGGAACAAAGTTTCTCTCATGGAGGCAAATCCGtatatcttctttttctaggCAAGGTACCAATTCATTCTTCACCCAAGCAGAATCATGTtcactataagaaataaaagcatggaACTGGAGAGTTCTTTGGAGTTCCTCTAAGGGCATGTTCTGAGCCCTGTGCCGGGTCTGGGTCCACTGGCACGCCATCCTGAGATACCAGGGCAGATCCAGGTAGATGCAGAGGAAGGTCACGGTGACAGCCAACACCAGCGTGATGGCCCCAATGGTGACCATCAGCAGAGCCGTGTTGCAGGATAATGGAGACATGTGAAAGTCTTTTAGGGGGGTCCCTTTATAGCTTTCTGGGTAGTCACACTTATAAGAATCAGGCCAGCCCTCTACCACTTCACTTGATACTTGGCCTATATTTTTGACAAATTCTCGTAGCTCACAGGTACATTGGAATGGATTGTTCCCTGCTTTTATTGACGTGATCTTCTGGCAGCTCTGGAAGAAATCAGCTGATGGCTGGGAAACCGAATTATGGTCAATGATCAGTACAGAAAGGCTGCTAAAGGTGCCACACCCGGGCAGGTCGATTATAGAATTGAAAGCAACATTGAGTTCTTGCAAAGCTTCCAGACAGGTGACATCTTTAGGGATGCTCTCTATTCTGTTACTGTGAAGATCAAGTACCTTGATCCTGAGAGGTAAACATCTGAAAACGGAGTCAGTAAGTACATTTGAAGAcaaatttaagataattatacTCTCAACCCAAGTGCAATTTTCCTTATATCTATCGAATCCCAAAGAATTGAAGCTCACATCCAGCATTTCCAAAGATGGCATATCCTTAGTCATGAGACCTACACTGAAAAGGTCTTTTAATCCATTCTTTTGTAAGATAAGTGTCTCCAATCTAACTAACGtggaacaattttgaaaaatactatcTGTGAAAACATTCTGGGTAAAGTTCAAAAACTTAAATGTGCTTGGTGCCTTAGGACAAAGCATGTGTATAAGAGGTGAATCTGATATGGTTAACATCATAATGTTCATCTCAGAAAACACTCTGTATAACACCGTCTGTGAAAAAAGAGGAACTCGGTTGGTCACGTGTTCTATTTTCAATGCTTTCAATGCTGTTTTAGAATACATAAAGTCTTCTTTGTTAATGCTTTGAACtattattaaattgtaaataTTGAGATATTCCACAGGTTTGGgccaaaggaattgaaaaactCTAACTAAGCATTTCCAAGTTGTTTCCATGTGGTCGAGGGTAAAATTCAATAAGGTTGAACCTCTAGTGAGTtctgataaaaatttaattaaaactccACAGTTCTCATCATTCAATTTAATATTAGTCAGTTGCAAGCACCGTAAAGTATTAACTGATATGTTCACCTggacagagaaaaaattatttgggtGAAAAACAAGATGAAGTATTTTTGTATTTAGAATTTGAAGactttctgcctcattttcttttacataataaTTCCCTAAATCCAGAAGGATATAACTTATGTGCAGGTGAGCTATTGGCAGCAGATCTAATTGTTGTAACTTCGTAGCACTTAATCCCAAGAAATTCAGTTGTGTCAAGTTGCCAAACTCCTTACAGATGGGCAGGGCATCAAAGTCATTGAATGAGAGGTCTAAATGCTTGAAACTCACAATAGGATAGCAGGATATCTTTCGCAACTGATTATGAGATAAATCCAAATATTCCAAATCCTGGTTGAACttgaaaatactaaaatcaaGTCGCTGGATTCTATTATGGGAAAGTCTCAAAACTTTCAACCCTGACAGAAAGCTGATGTCAGAGATCTGAAGCTCAGATATGTTGTTTTGAGACATATCTAAGACTTTGGTTTTTGGTGGCAGGTCTTTTGGAACATGAGTAAGGCCTATTTTTGACCTATTTATTGCAAATTCATCTTCATCAGACAATTGTATTATGGTTCCAACTATTACGGTCATAACACAAACAAAATGGAAGCTTCTGACagtaggttgtttgtttttggccATGATGTTGCAGTGGCTATCCCAAATAGTTGTTGTTCTTCAGAGAATCTTGATATAAGTTCAAATTCTAGAAATATAATACACATTAAGATAagtaaagatttatttctttcaaaccTCCACTTACTAAACATAAAATCTAaatgatttcttcatttaatataaagtcatttctgtctctataatttaatgtgatttttctctcattcatGCAGTTTGCTCATACCAGAAGGACAATATAGACCTTATTATCAAAGAATCGTGGTTGTGTGTTTTGATGCATCTGGTGGCTGCCTGAGGGCTTCATTCAgggctttgcttttgttttatatacCTCAGAACTTTCTCAGGGCTGAAGCAGCCTCCTGGGAAGAGtttgttaaaaacatttaagGGCAAATATACTAGCTGCAGCCTCTGAAGCAAGAGACAAGAGATGGGGCAAACAGCAGACACACCAGAAAGCcagggaaggaaggggctgggacAGGAGATCCATGGGAGAAAAAAGGCTTTAGAAAGCTTGGTGTTTACCAAGGAATCCAGAAGGCCACACACATGGCCAGGGCTGGACACACGCTCAGAGAAGACCTGAGAAAATCCCAAACTTTCACTTCTGGCTGGCCTTTAGGTTCCATGCAAGTATAAAGTGAAGGCCAAGGCAGAGTTGTGAATAGCCTGGATAAGCAGTGAGGCTCCAACACAGAGCCAATCTGCAAAGATCAGgagagcttttgtttttgtttttggtgttttgttttgtttcttggttttgCTCCAGGTGTTTAAGGAAACCTCAAATCACTAGCCAACCACTAAGCTAACAGAACAGAGGATTCAATGACCACATATGACAAAAAATATAgtctttacaaaaatagtttagaaaagtcactaaacaaacaaacaactacaAGCCACAACAAGCAACAACAATAAACcctgagaaaaggaagggaaattgGTTTCTAGAGTTATCTCATGATAGTGTTCAAAAtgtctggctttaaaaaaaaccctattaaCTATTAGTTATGCAAATAAGTAAGAAAGTGTTGCCCATTCatatgggaaaaaagaaattaaaagaacaaagtcagagaacTGACACTACCTAACATCAAGACTTActctaaagctacagtaatcaaggcaaTGTGGTTTtggcaaaagaataaacaaacaaatcaatgGACAAGAATAGAGAGCTCaaaaatagatccacacaaatatagtcaactgatctttgacaaaggagtaaagacaattcaatggagaaaggatagtcttttcagtAAACAGTGCTGGAAAAACTAGACATccacatgccaaaaaaaaaaaaatctaaacacagACCTTACAGTTttcacaaaaattagctcaaaatgaaccacagacctaaatgtaaaatgtaaaactataaaacttctagaagaggTAATAGGAGAAAATCTAAGTGATTTTGGATTTGGTGATGATGTTTTAGATACCATATTAAAAACACAATCCAAGAAAGAAAACCCTGTTAAGTTGTACTCCATTAAAATTAGAATGTTCTTCTTTGCAAAAGATACTgctaagagagtgaaaagacaaaccacagactgggagaaaatatttgcaaaacacatatttGATAA of the Lemur catta isolate mLemCat1 chromosome 4, mLemCat1.pri, whole genome shotgun sequence genome contains:
- the LOC123637365 gene encoding toll-like receptor 6, which gives rise to MAKNKQPTVRSFHFVCVMTVIVGTIIQLSDEDEFAINRSKIGLTHVPKDLPPKTKVLDMSQNNISELQISDISFLSGLKVLRLSHNRIQRLDFSIFKFNQDLEYLDLSHNQLRKISCYPIVSFKHLDLSFNDFDALPICKEFGNLTQLNFLGLSATKLQQLDLLPIAHLHISYILLDLGNYYVKENEAESLQILNTKILHLVFHPNNFFSVQVNISVNTLRCLQLTNIKLNDENCGVLIKFLSELTRGSTLLNFTLDHMETTWKCLVRVFQFLWPKPVEYLNIYNLIIVQSINKEDFMYSKTALKALKIEHVTNRVPLFSQTVLYRVFSEMNIMMLTISDSPLIHMLCPKAPSTFKFLNFTQNVFTDSIFQNCSTLVRLETLILQKNGLKDLFSVGLMTKDMPSLEMLDVSFNSLGFDRYKENCTWVESIIILNLSSNVLTDSVFRCLPLRIKVLDLHSNRIESIPKDVTCLEALQELNVAFNSIIDLPGCGTFSSLSVLIIDHNSVSQPSADFFQSCQKITSIKAGNNPFQCTCELREFVKNIGQVSSEVVEGWPDSYKCDYPESYKGTPLKDFHMSPLSCNTALLMVTIGAITLVLAVTVTFLCIYLDLPWYLRMACQWTQTRHRAQNMPLEELQRTLQFHAFISYSEHDSAWVKNELVPCLEKEDIRICLHERNFVPGKSIVENIINCIEKSYKSIFVLSPHFVQSEWCHYELYFAHHNLFHEGSDNLILILLEPIPQNIIPSKYHKLKALMMQRTYLEWPKEKSKHGLFWANIRAAFNMKLTLVTENDDVKT